The DNA sequence CGGCCTGGCCCGCGGCGccgctctcgctcgctcgcgaCGCTTTGTCTTGGAAAGAGATGAAATTGCAGATCTGGTGTTCATTACGAgatggttttttttcccccccgcagTAACTAGGCTAATGCGGGCCTATTTTTTGCCTCGTGTCAAATGACGTTTTTGGTGTTTACGTGTCCCAGGGGCCTGCATGCCATCGCCTCTCAGCAGAGTTATTACGGTCCCAGAGAGCCGGCAAACAGAGGCGCTGCTTTTCaacacatttccacattttccaATTACCATTCCACATTTTTGGGGTAGAAATGGTCCAGTTGGGCTGGAGTCAGAAGATTGACATCGAGTGGATTTAAGTGGATCAATTCTTTATTGTCACGATACCAGTACAGTGGGAATAAactaaaatacaaatgaaataaagatcTGGAATATTCACAATCCTACGGTGTATTTCATGTGGCCTTTGTTGCCGTCCTCTGTACGTTGGTTTACGTCAGGGTGTGATGTCACCGCGGTTTGTCATTATTAATGCCCCATATGCGGCTGTCTCGGCGCGTATTCGGTATTGCGAAGGTGCCTCGGGGACGAGGCTCTCCAGCAGCCTTCGCTGTAATGCGGCTGCACGTCGGGGACATTCGCCGCCGCTCGAATCATGTCGGTCTTGCGCTTCTTTTTCCCTCCGACCGCGTGTCACCGCCGTGGCCATTAAAGGGCCGCGGTGGCCTGTGAGTGACACCCGGCCCCTCTCTCCCTTTGTTCGGCGGGCCGAGGTTTGATGTGTCTTCTGAAGGCCGCCTGCTTTGTCAGCGCCGGACCCCCGGGGCGCTGGAGGAGGGGCTGTGGGGGTCTggtgtgggagggggggggggtggcgtgTGCCCGGTGCCCACGGCGAGAGGAGAGgaaccctccctccctccctccctctccccttctCTTCATTCCCCAGCCATGGCTGCCGGTCGGCGCCGCGCTCCCAGCTGATGACATTTTATGGCCACGCCGTGTAATCGTGACTCCTGGTGTCCGGAGTTCTCCGGCGCGTTTATTGGAATTTCTGGAATCTAGAGTCCTGCTCGGTGTCTGTATTTTTAATATCGCCACCTCGTTGTGACCCGGCATCGCCTCTGCGCGGTGAATCACCGGGGTCAGAGGAAGAGAGGGCGGGTGGGTGTCTAATCTCCCCCCCTCTCGCCCCGCGGGCCCGGGCTCCCTGTCTAAGTGgcccggcgccgccgccgcctgtAAATCCGCTCCTGCTGCATTCGATATAATCCAGTGCAGCAAATCTACTGAAACGGCAGTTGCcaaattttaaaagtgaagtgaaatttgtcctctgcgtttatcCCGTCACcctgaggacggtgctttgctcagtggcaccttggcatgatcgggattcgaaccggcaaccttctgattacggggccgcttccttaaccgataggccaccactggacaaGCAGAGCTGCATTTGCCGAGAATTTGGAAAATTTGGAACCCGAGTCTGTGCAGTAGACGATGCCCCACGATGCAGGCTGTCAATCACGTCACCCGGGGACACCGCCTCACtgaaggggacctcggtggcacctggCAGGTCGGCATCTCAGCTCACGTCACTCACATCAACTCATCTTAaggtgagagtgaagtgattgtcattgtgacacaacggaatgtgtcctccgcatttgaCCCCTAGTGGGCAGGatttaggatttgaacccgcacgCACACGTGACAACGCCGACATCACGGAAATATTTCTGATGGGAAGGTCACAGGAGGAGTTGGACTTAAACCAGCGGGGGGAAAAACAACCCCAACAACTTCAGCTCAGTGTGACAGTCACACTTTACCAATCTGCAACCCCACCCCGCCTCCAGCCGACCAGTGATTGAGCCTCGCGGTGCTGGTGGTGCACCTGTCTTCCGTACGGCAGCCGACTGGCCACGGGCGTCCTCTGATTAGGAGGACATTGTTCCAAAAGCAATTCGCTCAACTCCACAGTATTAATTTAGTCCCGGGAGAGAGACTCATCCATCCTGGGCGGCCCGCGCTGCACTGAGGGCCTTTCCCTCGGCCGGGGTAATAGGACGCCACCCCGCCACCCCACCTGTCAGCATAAACGATGGTGCCGGGCCCCGCGACTCTCCCATCAGGCACTGCAGCGGCCCCCCTCTCCAGGCACATCGgctcaaaaataaatgtcaccTTCGGCTCAATTTCTAAAAATGCGCAAGCAAGTATGCATTGTTATTTTTGTTAGGGTTCGAATTCATTTTTGCATAATGAACTCAGCTGCTCTAGTgatttttcaaatattaaaagGACCTCCTCTCGTCCCCCCGTCAGAAAGTGATCGTCATGTCCTAGCTGGTGGGGACAAACAGGCAGAAGAAGCTCCTCACTCACGTAGGGGGCCTAACCATCGATCCCGTCTTCGCATTGATCTTATTAATCATGCTGCATAATTAATGGTCACTGCAGAATGCAGTTTAATTCcgtttctttgttgtttttatgctgTGTGACATTCAGCACGATGCGGTAAAAGCCTTTCCAGGCCGACTGTAATGAAGATGTTGTTTAGCTTCAGTACGCGCATCAGTACAGCATGTCACCATTGTCCCCGCACGCAGTGTAGGTGACAGGAGAGGGGTTCTTAGTGATGGACAGTTGACTCAGAGAAGCATGTAAGGTCATCATTTCCAGGAAGGGGTTAAGCCACAACAGTCTATTCTTTACTtcgtttctttctttattaaaaaaaaattgtgctgccaccttgtggccgtAGGACAGAATTAAAGCAAACAACGGTCCATTAGTCTATTGATATATGCTGTGATTGTAGAagacatatttttcctttaataaGAAAAAATTCAAGCATGAGTTGTAAAAGATAGAATATAATTAATAGAATATAAACCTTTATCAGTTgtataattagcattttcaaCTATTGCCGGCTGAGTGTCTCAGTGGGTGAGTAGGAAAGTTAATTATACAAATCAATACAACTGGCCATGCCtgataattaatatatatttaaaatataatttaccATCTGGTACCGTATTACAATAAGCTGCTTATTTTCAGGTCAGGGAAATTGGTGAGTTATGACAGAGATATGATTATTACTAACAATGTGCATTTATTCCAGGTCTGTCTGAACAGGTGAAGTCGGGattttgattaattattttaagagGCGTTCTCTCCCTTCCAGAATGTTCTGCTGTAGCTGGTGCGTGCCAACAAAGGATCAGTCAGTATTATATTATAGGAAGCATGATTAGAGGAAGGACTTTGATTCATAATtcatacactttttaaaaaaaaacacgttgccCTGCATGTGAAGGGCCCTGGAGGGCGGCTCCTGGCCCCTGTGGCACACTGTGGCAGTGTAGAGGGTACACAGGTCAGGAGCTGCAAaaatatatcacaaaatataCGTCTGAACAGCACCAATTCACCGCTGCTAATGAGAAAAATTAATTTAAGCTGAAACCCTCATGACTTAAACACAAGACACTGCCAGATGCTGACAAATGTGtaatttttggggaaaaaaaagtctttaattatatttcataaGCACGTTTAAGTGGGCAAGGCGCAATATGATTGATTGTGGTTAGCACAAGTATTCATTTTATAATCACTCTTGATTTTAGGATGGAGGATCACACATCAGctattgaaaatattgatgtatgCGACATAAAAAGATGCACAGATCTTCCCACATGGTCATCATTACTGGAACGATGCTTAATAACACATAATCTGACACCAGCACATGTCGGCTGGATGAAAGATCATTTCATAATGCACGCAAAATATTACCACTACATGAgccaagtttaaaaaaaaaaagcaggctgACATTAAACTCGATTAAACTAGAAAGATTCGGAGAGAAAGCCTCCCGACTCTGTCAATTAACTCAAGTCGCTCTCCACTCGGCTTCAGATCTAATTAAAACCAGCCACCTGTCAATCACGGCcgcttttttaaataaagacatGGTCGGAGTTTCATTAGACAAGGCTCCGAATTTCATTACGCCAGACGTGGAATGATGTCACTCACAGCTCATTTCGTACATTTTGTACTAAAGAGCTCCCAagatattaaattattaattcagAAGCTACATCTACTGATGCGtcagtattttatttaattatgtttcaTGTTTGAAATGTACTTTATGAGATACTGCAGTGATTATATATTCTGTTACTGTTTGTGTTGGTACATTAGTGTCTGAAAGCAGTTTTATCAAAAATATACATGGCCATAATTCTGAATTAAAATTCCCTATTTTTGGCCACTAGATGGCGACCTTTTCATGACTTTGGTCCCATTAACCActgcaacatttcattttattgaaaTGCACACTGATGTTCTCCACCCAAGTCCCTGCAGAACGTCCTCCGGTTCTGTGACAATGACCATGAATCTGCTCAGCAGGCatgggcataaaaaaaaacaaggcggTTGAgcttaaaagacaaaaaacatttattcatagACGCTCAGCAGACAGGAATCTTCCACAGGAATCTTCCACCTGAAGAATGTCTTCCTGAAAATACACTTGTTGATTGGCAGTGTAAAATAAGGCAAGGGGTTCGAGACCGGGACTCTGTACACTTCTGCACCCACGATAGAGAATACATTCACTTGTATTACCTTATAGAGCTTTAATATATAACATAGCTTATTAACACATGTTCTCATCACGGACAGGAAGGTCACCTGACCACCCGAACATAATCAGTCTTGGAGAAATGATTGAGGGCCAATGGCATAACGCACCACACTAACAGaatctcatatatatatattgtcataATATACAGCTTCTAATACTTTGTCATCTTCTTCTCATCCCAAAAATAGATTTAAATGTGAAGATAATAAAACCAGAATGATGTTCATTTGTCTGGAATGGAGTTTGCCGCTCTGGCCGCTCGGTCTCACCTGGATATGGCCACGTTGTCACCCCGCCGTGATGGGTAGAAAGCTAAAGGTCTGGACAGTTGGTCCGGGTGTTCTCTCTGAGGTCAGGTCCTCCTGAGATCCTTCTGTGGCGCCGATGGACAGAAACCGAACACGCTCCTGTCGCCGTGGAGATTTAACAGTGGCATAGAACTTTGGTATAAACCTTCACGATCTGCCATACGTCCATGTGATCGGGTGGCCATGTGGAGAATTTATCAAGTTGGTGTCATTAAACAGTCAGTTAATCGTTTAAAGGTCGCCACTAGTATTTATCGAGGGGTGAggatcatttataaaaaaatgaaaaatctaaTGACCTCACACTGATCACACACAAGCAGTTGGTGCCAAAAAGTTGCGTGTGACTATTTTAGTTTTTgcccatatggttctcacccaTCAATATGGTTTTGTGGTTGTTCATGTGCCGAATGCAAGTCGTCCATTATTAAAAGCACAGCCTTTTTAATacttactgttgttgttgacggTGATAATTGGTTTTTGGGGACGGTCCCCGGGTGTCTCGTTCTTATAATGCTGTTGTTTGAACTACTTGGATGCTAGAGAGCAGTTGGACGGGACCCTGTAAAGCTGTCGGCACGatgctttcattttaaatgcagaacGGGAACCGGACAGACACGGGACGTTTCGAGTGGCGTTACTGAAAGGACAACCAACGAGCGGAAAAATCAAGAAATGCCCACAGACAAATGCAGGAACCCATTATACAAATACGTAtacgtatatgtgtgtgtgtgtgtgtgtgtgtgtatatatataaaaatatatagtcCTTTGAATGCcctttttacaactttttaaaTAGATTTCATGAAAATATTTGTCAGTAAAGGCTGTATGACAGTGCTTGCTAAAGGGTTCATCTACAGACGGGACGCCGGTCCAGCGGGTGAAGGTAATACGACCGGAAACGACGCCGTGGCGCTCCGATGTGTACTGTAGTAACAGAAGTATACGTTTAAAGGAAGAGGCccgagggtggtggtggtgtgcgGCGGCTCAGTACAGGTCCTGGAACGGTTTGGAGTAGTTGAACATCAGGTAGTCCATGTAGTAGAAGTCGTAGGCCCGCTGCCTCTCGGCGGCGCTGAGCTGTGCCACGTAGCGCTGCATGAGGCCGGTGGAAGTCCTCTCCGCCCCGGGGTTCCTGTCCTTGAACCGGGGGAAGGTGAGGTTGCGCGGGGCGCCTGTCCGTTCCAGGAGGACGTTGGCCTCCTGCTCCATGGTCTCGAACTTGCCGATGAAGTCGTAGCTCAGCAGACAGGGGCTGCAGAGCTGGTGGACCGGCTCCCAGTGGATGTCCATGCCCACGGGCCTGTGCACGTCCAGCAGGTACTGCATGAACTCCTGGAAGGTCACGCCGCTGCCGGTCCTCAGCGCGGCCCTGGACGCGTTGGCGCGGTACTTGGAGATGATGGCCTTCCCGAACACCGGGTGGTAATACGAGTTGGGGCTTTCGAACTTGTCCCGGAAGGCGGACACCAGCCGTTCTAGCGGCTCCCTGACAAAGAGGACTTTGGTGTAGGTCTCCAGGCGCTGGGTGATGCCCTGCCGGTCGAAGCTGTCCAGCCGCTTGATGTGGTTGCCGTAGTGGACGGCGTCGTGGTTTATCTCGCTGGCGGAGGAGGCCAGACCCGCCAGGACCATCAGGACCCTCTTCCAGTTGGAGCAGCCGGCCTTGGGCACCTCGCAGTACAGGAGTTTGTACTTGTCCTCGACGTAGATGCGAGACACGTGGTGCGGAGTGATGGTTCGGGAGATGTTGCTCTTGTACTTGGCGCAGACCTCCTTCATCAGCCTCTGCCGGGCCTCCTGGACGTGGGAGAGCCGGGCCCACGTCCGGTGCGAGGtcctggaggtggaggaggacgaCACCGGCGTGGACATGTTTGGAGACCTCACCACAGGGCTGGTCTTCAAGAGCTTCCTGTGGCGCTGGGTGAGGCGCGGGGAGCTCGGCTCTTGTTCCCGGGAGCCTGGCGTGGCGGCGAATGCCGGGAACTGCATGGGAGGAATGGGGCTGGTGAGGGTCTCCTCCAAAGATCTCTGGTCCTGCCGAGCCCTCTGGGCTTCGCTAAACTGAGCACACAGTTCCTGAAGCGAGGagacaagaagaagaaacacaggGGTGTACTGACGTCTGTTGCCGgcggtttagacattaatgtctgAGCTTTACACTGACTACTCTACATTGTACCAAAGGGTCACATCTTCAGTGATGTCACAAGGGGACATCCACTCGCTGAGTGGAACTAAACCGGCTTTCTTTCATTGTAATTTGAGCTGCTGTGGCTGAGTTGACTGACCTTCTCGGGTCTCCATGCTGGAGTCCAGGCCATTCCTGGATTTATGACATGGCCAGTCACCTAAATATcacttttctgtgtttgttttcaatGTCCATTCTACTTCTTCCAGCCGCTCTTCTACATCAGCTACTGTCCTCTCACCATGACCATAAACCTCCCAGTAGGTTTTCCACCTTTTCCTCCTGCCTCGTATCTCCATGCTCAGCAGCGTACTCAGGGTCCCTCCTCAACCAACACAATCTGAGGACGTCTCCGAAATACCCAACACTAAAGCTCCCTGATGCACTCAGTCCTGTCCATCCGTATCACCCCAAATCTCAGCAtctttaagataagataagataagataatgtCCCACAactgggaaatttacattgtcacggcaggaagtggacagtacaagataagacaATACAATGTcgaatatataatataacatttcactgtacaaataagcaaataaatagtcttagaATAgctaaataaaacagtgaatgtgagttgtaaaaaggaaaaaatatgtcGGTATTTACATTTaggatatatatatttgtgagattttacatatgtgCAGAGTGAGTAGATataagagaagtggagatggtgtactgatgtgtgtgtatgtgtggtcagctgttgtagagcctgacagcggttggcgggaaagaccttctgagcgtctccgtcccacatcgtgggtgcagcagcctgccactgaaggagctgctcggttctgtcagggtctcctgcacgGGGTGGGAGGTgctgtccagcagggatgacGGCTTAGCCACCAtcctcctgtcactcaccacctccactgggtccagaggcctgttcagtctcttcctgtccccagcagagatgccacctccccagcagaccacaccattaAAGacggctgaggccaccacagagtcataaaagacCTTCAAGAGTGGACCCTTCACCCCAAAATCTCTGCCACCTTAAACCCAATCGCCCCACCGTCCCCGAACCACGTCACCTGGTCTCACTACTGTCCTGTAACAACGTCCCCGTCTCTCTTGCTGCTACCAGCGTGCACGTTCTTCTTCAATTTCCCATCCTCAGACTAACAGTAATCAGGTGGTGCTGCTGCCGTTCCAGGCCTGCCACTTGATGGCGCTGTTCCACAACCCACCGGTCCCGCCCGCTGCTCGTGCCACCTGCTCGGCTGCAAGACTGCGGCGAGCAGCTCATTAACTTCACCGCGATTTATTAGGAAAGTCCATTTCAGGCAAATTTACAGTTGGAAAACCCAAGACCGGATTACGACACGGCGTTGCCACGGGCAGCCTGATTATTTTAGGTGGAATTAAATATCAAAATTCCTCCATTAATAAGGCCATTAGCCCGTAAGCAGACCGGGTTGGTTGGCGTGGGGTGCAGGACAGAGTCCTTTTTACTGAGGAACATCGGACGTCCCCACTCAGGTGAGACCCTCGTCTCGACTGGCGCTCAGAGCGAGGCAGCGGGGGAAAAAACAGACCGACTCCGCCCGACAGGcctgttttaaatatatatctgGCTGTCGTTTCTTCAGACGGCCTGTCTGAATGCAGGATCCAGAAGACGCTCACCTCGCTTGTCTGTTTGGTCGCGCCGCTGAACTTCACCCCTTGAGAGACAAAGACAGACAAAGAGaaatagagggagagagagagagagagagagagagagagaaaataagtaTTCTATCGCTTTCTGCAAAGAGGAAAAACATCCAAAGAAATGGATTGGAGAGCAAcattattttctacattttaatgttGCGTCCATTAAGGACACATCGGTATATGGATCGGAATTGCATTTTATCGGCCCTCATATTGCACCGGGATCCCGGTGATGGAGCGTGGCGATGAAGAGTCCACATGCCATGATGAGAAGTCTGGTAATGGACGTTATTTGTAACAGTCCATTGCTACGATTGGATTTTGGAGGAATGCGCATTTATGTCACGTGACTGTGGGGACGAGGGTCCTGAGCTTGTCTGCCGATGGATAAATCAGGTGGACAGCTGGACTGGCGTCCCTTTCGCCCGTGACGGCTGCGCCGAGACACCTCTGTCTGAGTGGCCTGTCACTTCCAAtctcagacaggaagtgatgcgaacctgcagagagaggggggggctCAGATGCAGGCCATGACACCCCCCTTCCAATCTCCAATCTCTATCTGCAGAGGACGTCTCTCACATCCACAGTTCCCCGTCCGAGGGAAGGAGGAACAATGAGCCAATCGAAGCACACGGATGTGTAAACTGGAGAACCTTCAGAGCCCTCCAGGCTCATGAAGACACGTTCCCGGCCATCGATCTGGACAACGATTTCAGGAGGTCCAAGAAGGAGCCCACCTCATTCAGCCTAGTTGTTCAGTGGGGGTAAACATGAACAACCCTAAAGAGTTTGAAGATTTGTCATAAATACATATGCAGAATATATTTTCTCTTCAGCATCCCCCAGTTAGTTTGAAAATGGAAAGTTGGAATCACACGCCTGAATCTTTGTAAAAAACAggcacaacaacacacacacacacacacacacacatggcccaAGGTGGACAAACAAGGACAAAAACTGGACAACATGGAACCGGAGCAACGGCAGGCGCCTCATCTGGATTTGAGATGGTTGGTTTTAATGTTGGGAGTAAAGTGCACCGCCTGTTAGTGTGAAGGCCACGTTCTGGATGTCTGTGGTGGGCGTGTCTTCATTTTCTCCCCACTAAGTCATCCGGGACGACTGCAGGTAAGAAGTTTAATGAGCGTAGCCCTGCTGTGACACCGCTGCACATAGAATTACGCCATGATTGATGCGTTAATAAGAGTGTTTGGATTAAACAAATTCTAATGAACGGTTACATTTCCCGCGATTAGCCCCCATGCATCAAGTCTGTCTTTCCTGTAATTCTGGTATAAAGAAACtagaattccttttttttttattttttttatattacatttaatcaGATATCATAAAAGGCccaggtgcattgtgggccgttcactttcactgaaaacTTTGGGTTTCCTCTGGCCTTGTCCTTGGGCTTCTTTCATGTATCGTTGATGAATATTCATGCGTCGCCCCTAAATGTTATTGTCGAGGCCTTGAAAGAGGAGGCGGCATCATTAGCAGCTTGGCCCCGCCTCCACCTCCTTCCCTGAGTCAGGGCGCACCGAGGCCGCAGGAGAACGCGGTCCTGACGTAATGAGGCTGTTAACGGCAGGTCTGGCGTTCTGCTCTCAGGGGAAAAGCGCACATGGAGACAACGCCGGACAGAGTTGTCAGATGGTGACAGTTCCACCACGTCCAGAGAGGAAACAGGACCTTCATTAGTGATTCTCCTCCACCAGCCAATGACCCCTGCTGCCATCATGGCCGAGACCACATGCCCCCCTCCAGGGTCCCTGCTCTCAGCTCAAAAAGATTCCTGTGGCTTCAGGAGTTCATCCTGCCCTGAGTCACTGGGCAGAAGGCAGGAGTGAAATTGGAGACAAATGACAACGTGGTCTGTCGCTGAAGTCGATGAGCCCACCGTCTATCCGCACTTTCTGAAGAATAAGGGATTTTCGGATCTTTGACCTTTTAAAAAACCTGCTCTGGCCTGAATAACGGGCCGTCATTAATCACAGTCTGGTCCCAGGAGTTCAGGCGCAATCATGGTCTCAGGGTTGTGCCTCGtgcttgacctctgacctcaacTTAAGATTAAGACTCAGAAGCAAATCAAGACAACATGGTGATGAATGGGCCCTCGAACACatggtgtaataataataatacaattttattaaaaaaaaaaaaacaataataataataaagatttGGTGCTTGGGCACAATATTATTGTGATATGACAATAATAACAGTTAATTTAATTAGTTCTTAAGCAATAAAAACCCAAAATGCTGTTTTCTTAAATGCATGCAGACACAATTAGGGTCAGAAGTTCATAGGGTGGGAGATCAACAGGCCTTCACAGGCTATAGATCTTCAAGTTATTGACTCCAtagatattttgtgtgttttgctgaaATTTATGGACGATTTGGTACCTGGCACTGTTGCACCGTGCTTCCTGCATGACCTTAAATGGAATGGAATTTTTTCGCCATGTGTATAAACAGCTCTTGgttttcctgtttaaaacaCCGGATCGGTAAGCGTTGAACTTTATCTAACTAGaccaactaactaactaacccGCGTCATGTGTTGCAGGACTGACTCTAAActgtaaagaaaaacacagaacacaccaGCTCAATATTTATGTCCCATCCACACCTGCGTCCACACAGATGCATTATCTGCAACGTTgtcatccacacggagacgcagagaacgtccccccctccacacctgtaggtggcgctgtaactccccgttCTCCTTGTTTGGCGTATACTTTTCAATAGAAATTCTCACGACTTATTGCACCTGCTGCAGCACGTTGGCTTATACGTTGGCTGCTTTTCCATCCACGTGGAAATTcgttctgggtcccctgaagCACTGTCTCCGCATGGCCACGAGGTGAGTAATGGGCGTGGTCGGGGCGTTTGAGAGGGATGTGTGAATAGGGGAGGCCGGTTAATTCCTGGCTCCGGTCAGGGGGGGTAACAGGATCATGGCAGCTGAGACGGCCTGATCTTATTAAGATGCGGGAGTGCTGTTGACCTATCAGGAGTCTTCCTCAGCACGCTGGTGCGGCGGGGtggtgagcagcgggtgggGGTTTGAAAAAAAGTGCACTTAACACTTGTGCAAATTTCCCGGGCTGGCAGGTGCAagggcagcaggtgtgtgtgaagGACAGTGAGGGGGGGGACCGTTACGCCGCCGTGGCAGTGAGAACCACCCGATTTGCCTGAGGAGATGGAACATGGATTGCCAGTGTCAGTGTTTACCCAGCCGCGCTGTTAAGCATGGCCACTTGCTCTGCACTTGCGCCGCGTCCCTGCCAACTGAGTGGCGAATGCGTGATTGGTCACCACGGACGGGGGAAGTGTCAGCAGGCAGCCAGGACGCCACTTTGAATGCTTAATGGAGCCAAACTCATTGCCGTCCCTGGACAAGCTTTGCTGACGTTGTTGTGCAAGCCAATGCCTTATTACCCGAGCAGAGCTCCAGCACCGGGTGCAGTTTCTGGTTGGAAAAACTAAAAACGGTCATGTGACGGAAATGTGACGGGTTGAGGCACTTATGACTGGGATCATGTTCTCAGAATGACGGATGGACCTAAAACCAATAGTATTACTATGACTTTCATCCACCCAACCATCCGCTTTTTCCTACATAGTTGAGACATAAGACGGGACGCATCCTGTGATTGGTGAACTTCTTACTTACTCCTACGACATCTTAAGAAAACGAATTAACATATGGCGGTCCAGCAGACTCATCCACACACCGGAAAATGCACTTGTACCAAACCTCCCACTTGCCCATAGAAAACACCATTTCCACTCTTGGCAGGGATGGGCAGAAACCCATGTCCTCTATATCAGAATGAACTGGCCTTCATGCAGTTCTTCTCACAGTGGCCAGCACTCTTCTCGTTAGAGCTGTAAATCCGAGAGCTGTCAACCCAGGTCAGGCGGCAAACACAAAcgtccggtctatagtacctgtTCTATCTGCATGATTAGGTAAAAAGTGTGATgttgtttaattaaatgtacattttttaatgaaatgttggCTTGATTTGCAACTCTCGGCCATGATCGTCAGGTGAGGTGTTTTAATTATTGcgagagagatgcaaaaatggatggtGAGGAGGGGAAACTTTTTTACTCTTAGTCTAGCACTAGTAGTTataaaaaagctgtacttgtggGGTTGGGTCCGGTCCGGCCCGGGCCGGGTAAGGCCTGACTTTTCACACCCAATTACAGCTCTACTTCTGGTTGCCACTAAAATTTGCATAATTATTGTGATATGCTTAGTCTGAGGTGCACATATTTAGTTCGCCTTTTGCTCGCCGACAGAGAGCTGGGGAGTccaaataaatgtcatttgctGGGGAGGTCACGTGACAGTTTGTGAGATTACAGTGAGGCGCTGCCACTGCTTTCCTCCATCTTTCCAACGCTGCTGCTGACGATGAACTACAACTCGGGGTCTCAGTATCGGGCCTGGTTTTCGGTGATTGGATTGCTCCTTGACACCGATCGGCGCCGGGCTGCAGTTGGGATTGTAGCCCGAGTCGGCCGCGGCCTCTACACACCGAGCGCCGCGAGGAACCAGAAACGCCCCGGGAGATCACGTCTGTCAGACGCGGCCGTTTAGACGGCGTCCCGTTCGGTGGTCGTGCAGGGCAAAGCCTCCGTTATGCAC is a window from the Denticeps clupeoides unplaced genomic scaffold, fDenClu1.1, whole genome shotgun sequence genome containing:
- the LOC114773136 gene encoding carbohydrate sulfotransferase 8-like, with product MPWVECRVMDVLRRRRRLRANLPCSFWFLLLFAAGGLVLFVHLQDLSEMVQQQVPGVKFSGATKQTSEELCAQFSEAQRARQDQRSLEETLTSPIPPMQFPAFAATPGSREQEPSSPRLTQRHRKLLKTSPVVRSPNMSTPVSSSSTSRTSHRTWARLSHVQEARQRLMKEVCAKYKSNISRTITPHHVSRIYVEDKYKLLYCEVPKAGCSNWKRVLMVLAGLASSASEINHDAVHYGNHIKRLDSFDRQGITQRLETYTKVLFVREPLERLVSAFRDKFESPNSYYHPVFGKAIISKYRANASRAALRTGSGVTFQEFMQYLLDVHRPVGMDIHWEPVHQLCSPCLLSYDFIGKFETMEQEANVLLERTGAPRNLTFPRFKDRNPGAERTSTGLMQRYVAQLSAAERQRAYDFYYMDYLMFNYSKPFQDLY